From Candidatus Manganitrophus morganii, the proteins below share one genomic window:
- a CDS encoding MerR family transcriptional regulator: MQKTYGPKAVCQSVGISQRQLGYWGMIGVIKPTKQMHGAKVFNRYTDEDVETLKKVKKLIEEGFFVSKAAEKIHKLKEALSSPSSGLSTGMPSPEQNGIHSHQENGHRSLSSSLYLEVRLVEELAKLKQQPFPLACMAIQVLFPSFIKLPHLKNEILLKLSLKFGSMLKASEVISYKKDSIFLWLMPNRTIEQARLLSGEVKEIIEGSEWDVQDKRFKLQAAFGFSDSNTPPRKEGNLLTAAEGELLGQGLRRNRLVQ; this comes from the coding sequence ATGCAAAAGACATATGGCCCAAAAGCGGTTTGTCAATCTGTGGGTATTTCACAACGCCAACTCGGTTACTGGGGAATGATCGGCGTGATCAAACCGACGAAGCAGATGCACGGTGCGAAGGTATTTAATCGGTACACAGATGAGGATGTCGAAACCTTAAAGAAGGTGAAGAAACTGATTGAGGAAGGTTTTTTCGTCAGCAAGGCCGCTGAAAAAATTCACAAGCTGAAAGAGGCGCTCTCTTCCCCTTCTTCTGGCCTTTCTACCGGAATGCCGTCTCCAGAGCAGAATGGGATCCATTCTCATCAAGAAAATGGACACCGGAGCCTTTCTTCCTCGCTCTATCTGGAGGTTCGTCTTGTCGAGGAATTGGCGAAATTAAAGCAGCAGCCGTTTCCGCTGGCATGTATGGCGATTCAAGTTCTCTTTCCTTCTTTTATCAAACTTCCCCATCTGAAAAACGAGATCCTCCTGAAGCTTTCACTAAAATTTGGTTCGATGCTAAAGGCATCTGAGGTGATCAGCTACAAAAAAGATTCCATTTTCCTCTGGTTGATGCCGAACCGAACAATCGAGCAGGCCCGGCTTCTTTCCGGAGAAGTAAAAGAGATCATTGAAGGATCTGAATGGGATGTTCAAGATAAAAGATTCAAGCTGCAAGCGGCCTTTGGCTTTAGTGACTCCAATACGCCACCCCGGAAAGAGGGTAATCTTCTCACTGCCGCGGAAGGAGAACTTTTGGGACAAGGGTTACGGAGAAATCGGCTGGTTCAATAA
- the trxA gene encoding thioredoxin, translating to MGNAAKVTSQTWEQEVLKSAGTAMVDFWAAWCGPCQMIAPTIDELAVEYAGKLKVYKLNTDENPDIAGKYQIMGIPTLLFFKDGKLVDKIVGAASKKQFKQKIDSILSSS from the coding sequence ATGGGAAATGCAGCAAAGGTGACCAGTCAAACCTGGGAACAAGAAGTACTCAAATCGGCCGGTACGGCCATGGTCGATTTTTGGGCGGCTTGGTGCGGCCCCTGTCAAATGATCGCGCCGACCATTGACGAGCTTGCCGTTGAATATGCCGGAAAGTTGAAAGTTTATAAGCTCAATACCGATGAAAATCCAGATATCGCCGGGAAATATCAGATTATGGGGATTCCGACACTTCTTTTCTTCAAGGATGGAAAACTGGTCGATAAGATTGTGGGAGCGGCCTCCAAAAAACAGTTTAAACAAAAAATCGATTCCATCCTATCTTCATCGTAA
- the rpmB gene encoding 50S ribosomal protein L28, producing MARVCEVCGKGHQIGNLVSHANNKSKRSFKPNLQTVRALIGKTVKRILACTNCIKAGKVIKAG from the coding sequence ATGGCAAGAGTATGTGAGGTTTGCGGCAAAGGGCATCAGATCGGTAATTTGGTCAGCCATGCGAATAACAAAAGCAAGCGGAGCTTCAAGCCGAATCTTCAGACTGTTCGCGCCTTGATCGGTAAAACGGTAAAGCGGATTCTGGCCTGCACCAATTGTATCAAGGCAGGGAAAGTCATTAAAGCAGGATAA
- the recN gene encoding DNA repair protein RecN has product MLRELRIQNYAIISEVSLEFSEGLNIITGETGAGKSILIDALSTLLGGRTFPEIIREGKDEALLEARFDSIDLPLLNDFPSSEWLILKRILSKSAKNRTYLNHSFANLSILKEVGQRLTEIHGQHEHHNLTNLEWQLDLLDAFGSLSEQRKQVANSYLVWHQLLQERTALQKLGSEGQQKQAFLEYQLSEINSANLQPGEEEALEKEEKTLKNWEAFLSATETSYALLSEEGGILSRLDETGNAIDRLNQITNDASEETQLWENAQINLKELSTLLRNRLNALEYDPHRLQEVTERLYLIQKLKKKYGLSLQEILSLRSQLEMDLSKISGCETELAEIERKIERAEKDLREKADSLSRTRLKAKTKLEEKVQEELQLLGMERTRFQISSERKSLSEDGIDRIEFLIALPGETPQSLGKIVSGGELSRIMLALKVILAEVDPVEVLVFDEVDAGIGGGVAERVGKRLSKLSRTHQVFCITHLPQIAQFADHHYFVEKQDLENRITTSVKKLSKEGRVHELARMLGGVTITPITLQHAEEMIDQKTSQEKTISSRQIKQLRRERSK; this is encoded by the coding sequence ATGCTGAGAGAGCTTCGCATACAAAATTATGCAATTATCTCCGAAGTCTCTCTTGAATTCTCTGAAGGCTTAAATATCATCACCGGCGAAACAGGCGCCGGAAAATCAATCCTCATCGATGCGCTCTCCACTCTCTTAGGGGGGCGCACTTTCCCCGAAATCATTCGGGAAGGAAAGGACGAAGCGCTCCTGGAAGCGCGCTTTGATTCGATCGACCTTCCCCTTCTAAACGATTTTCCTTCAAGCGAATGGCTGATCCTTAAACGCATTCTTTCGAAATCGGCTAAAAATAGAACTTATCTGAATCATTCTTTCGCAAACCTATCGATATTGAAAGAAGTCGGCCAGCGGCTCACTGAAATCCACGGTCAACACGAACATCATAACCTGACCAATTTAGAGTGGCAGCTCGACCTCCTGGATGCTTTCGGCAGCCTCTCTGAACAAAGGAAACAGGTTGCAAACAGCTACCTCGTTTGGCACCAACTCCTACAGGAACGGACGGCGCTTCAAAAACTTGGATCGGAGGGCCAACAGAAGCAAGCGTTTCTCGAATACCAGCTCTCGGAAATAAACAGCGCAAACCTCCAGCCCGGAGAGGAAGAAGCGCTAGAAAAAGAAGAGAAGACGCTGAAGAACTGGGAAGCCTTTTTATCAGCCACGGAGACATCCTATGCCCTCCTGTCGGAAGAGGGGGGCATCTTAAGCCGGTTGGACGAAACCGGGAATGCGATTGACCGGCTGAACCAGATTACAAATGACGCCTCGGAGGAAACACAACTCTGGGAGAACGCCCAAATCAACCTAAAAGAATTATCGACCCTCCTGCGGAATCGGCTCAATGCGCTCGAGTATGATCCCCATCGTTTACAGGAAGTCACAGAGCGGCTCTATCTGATACAAAAATTGAAGAAGAAATATGGTTTATCCCTTCAGGAAATTCTATCGCTCCGGTCCCAATTGGAAATGGACCTTTCTAAAATTTCCGGTTGTGAAACAGAGCTGGCAGAAATAGAACGGAAAATTGAACGCGCCGAGAAAGATCTTAGGGAAAAAGCGGATTCTCTCTCGCGCACGCGGCTGAAAGCCAAAACGAAGTTAGAGGAAAAAGTTCAGGAAGAGCTGCAACTATTGGGGATGGAGAGGACTCGCTTTCAAATCTCTTCCGAGCGAAAATCTCTCTCGGAGGACGGAATCGACCGGATTGAGTTTCTGATTGCACTGCCCGGAGAAACGCCGCAAAGTCTCGGGAAGATCGTCTCCGGCGGCGAACTTTCTAGGATCATGCTGGCGCTGAAGGTGATTCTTGCCGAGGTTGATCCTGTCGAGGTATTGGTCTTTGATGAAGTGGATGCCGGTATCGGTGGCGGGGTGGCCGAAAGGGTAGGCAAGCGGCTTTCAAAACTATCAAGAACCCATCAGGTTTTTTGTATCACCCATTTACCGCAAATCGCTCAATTCGCGGACCATCATTATTTTGTCGAAAAACAGGACTTGGAAAACAGGATCACCACTTCGGTAAAAAAATTGTCTAAAGAGGGGAGAGTGCACGAGCTGGCGCGGATGTTGGGGGGGGTCACGATCACCCCGATTACTTTACAGCATGCAGAAGAGATGATCGACCAAAAGACATCGCAAGAAAAAACTATATCATCGCGGCAAATAAAGCAATTGAGAAGAGAACGTAGTAAATAA
- the recG gene encoding ATP-dependent DNA helicase RecG, translating to MTEQARQIIDSSPFPWDQPIQYLKGVGPKRAVLFGKLGIETLEDLLLFSPFRYEDRTALKKIAHLQPGEEQTILAEIKAVSLVQTPRRRMKIVDAAVMDETGLLHAKWFNQPYLKDLFKVGEKIMLSGKVKANHYGGYHLEMESPLYEKVDEEEVQIHMGRIVPIYHETKGVTSRQIRSLMKVVLNQYLAKIPDILPSALIQKYNLIPLSQAISGLHFPASDSALDPLNAGRSPFHRRLSFDELFLLQTGLALRKKRFSTQEKGISFQTSGPLPDRLREILPFQLTPAQEKVLAEIKEDMASDRPMNRLVQGDVGSGKTLVALMSILIALENGYQAALMAPTEILAEQHYLSIRGYIERLGRTITFLTSEMRKKAKEEILEGIRAGAYDLVIGTHALIQEGVEFKKLGMVVVDEQHKFGVLQRAKLAGKGYRPDVLIMTATPIPRTLALTLYGDLNVSIIDALPPGRSPIRNFLFYGKQRERAYSFLEKELAKGRQAYVVCPLIEESEKSDLKAAFELSVTLQREIFPHRRIGLLHGRLKREEKESIMREFKEGRINLLVATTVVEVGIDVPNATLMLIEHAERFGLAQLHQLRGRVGRGREQSFCLLAAEYPISAEAKRRLDAMVKSNDGFKIAEIDLEIRGPGEFFGTRQSGIPELRIANLMRDTAILETARREAFTWVDRDPNLTEAESRPIRLLLERKWKGKLEWLTTG from the coding sequence ATGACCGAACAGGCCAGACAGATCATTGACTCAAGCCCATTTCCGTGGGATCAGCCGATTCAGTACCTGAAAGGAGTCGGCCCGAAGAGGGCCGTTCTTTTCGGCAAGCTTGGAATTGAGACCCTTGAAGACCTTCTCCTCTTTTCCCCCTTCAGGTATGAAGATCGAACCGCTTTAAAAAAAATCGCTCACCTTCAACCTGGGGAAGAGCAGACGATCTTGGCCGAAATTAAAGCAGTCTCCCTGGTTCAGACGCCCCGACGCAGAATGAAAATCGTCGACGCGGCCGTGATGGACGAAACCGGGCTTCTCCACGCAAAATGGTTCAATCAACCCTACCTAAAGGACCTCTTCAAGGTGGGCGAAAAAATCATGCTTTCCGGAAAGGTAAAAGCAAATCACTACGGCGGATATCATCTCGAAATGGAAAGCCCCCTCTACGAAAAGGTCGATGAAGAAGAGGTTCAGATTCATATGGGTCGGATTGTTCCGATTTATCATGAAACCAAAGGGGTGACGAGCCGCCAGATTCGATCCTTGATGAAGGTGGTGCTGAATCAATACCTCGCCAAGATTCCAGATATCCTCCCGTCCGCCCTGATTCAGAAGTATAATCTGATCCCTCTCTCCCAGGCGATCTCGGGGCTTCATTTTCCCGCATCGGATTCAGCGCTGGACCCATTGAACGCCGGCCGGAGCCCCTTCCACCGCCGCCTCTCGTTTGATGAACTCTTCCTTCTCCAAACCGGTTTAGCCCTCCGCAAAAAGCGGTTTTCAACTCAGGAAAAAGGAATCTCCTTCCAGACCTCCGGACCACTTCCGGATCGGCTTCGCGAGATTCTTCCTTTTCAACTGACGCCGGCGCAGGAAAAGGTCCTTGCGGAGATCAAAGAGGACATGGCCTCGGATCGTCCCATGAATCGGCTGGTCCAAGGGGATGTCGGATCGGGCAAAACACTGGTCGCCCTCATGTCGATCCTGATTGCCCTTGAAAATGGATACCAGGCGGCGCTGATGGCTCCCACCGAAATTCTCGCCGAGCAACACTATCTCTCCATTCGGGGGTATATTGAACGGTTAGGGAGAACGATCACGTTTCTGACCAGCGAGATGCGGAAGAAAGCCAAAGAAGAGATCCTGGAAGGAATCCGAGCAGGAGCGTACGATCTGGTCATCGGAACACATGCCTTGATCCAGGAGGGGGTGGAATTCAAAAAGCTGGGGATGGTCGTTGTCGACGAGCAACACAAGTTCGGGGTGCTGCAGCGGGCGAAATTAGCGGGGAAAGGTTATCGCCCCGATGTTCTCATCATGACGGCGACGCCGATCCCTCGGACCCTGGCATTGACCCTTTATGGAGATTTGAATGTTTCCATCATCGATGCGCTGCCGCCGGGCCGGTCACCGATTCGTAATTTCCTTTTCTATGGAAAGCAGCGGGAGCGGGCTTATTCCTTTCTTGAAAAAGAGCTCGCGAAAGGAAGACAGGCCTATGTCGTCTGTCCGCTGATCGAAGAGTCCGAGAAAAGCGATCTCAAAGCCGCCTTTGAACTGTCCGTGACCCTTCAGCGTGAGATCTTCCCGCATCGACGAATCGGGCTGCTCCACGGTCGATTAAAGCGGGAGGAGAAGGAATCGATCATGCGGGAGTTCAAAGAGGGTCGAATCAATCTTTTGGTCGCGACGACCGTCGTGGAAGTGGGAATCGATGTGCCGAATGCGACCCTCATGCTGATCGAGCATGCGGAGCGATTCGGTTTGGCCCAGCTTCATCAACTCCGTGGGCGGGTCGGGAGGGGAAGGGAGCAGTCTTTCTGTCTTTTGGCCGCGGAGTATCCGATCAGCGCCGAGGCGAAGCGCCGTCTGGATGCCATGGTGAAGAGCAATGACGGCTTTAAGATCGCCGAGATCGACTTGGAAATCCGCGGTCCCGGCGAATTTTTCGGAACACGGCAATCGGGCATTCCGGAATTGCGGATTGCAAACTTGATGAGAGATACCGCCATTTTGGAAACGGCCCGCCGCGAGGCCTTCACATGGGTCGATCGAGATCCGAATCTGACCGAAGCGGAGAGCCGGCCGATCCGCCTCCTGCTGGAAAGAAAGTGGAAGGGAAAACTCGAGTGGTTGACCACCGGATAA
- the groL gene encoding chaperonin GroEL (60 kDa chaperone family; promotes refolding of misfolded polypeptides especially under stressful conditions; forms two stacked rings of heptamers to form a barrel-shaped 14mer; ends can be capped by GroES; misfolded proteins enter the barrel where they are refolded when GroES binds): MAKQMVFSDEARAAILRGVNQLSNAVKATLGPKGRNAVIEKKFGAPTITKDGVTVAKEIELKDPYENMGAQLVKEVASKTSDVAGDGTTTATVLAQAIFREGVKNLSAGANAMELKRGIDKAVEAVTEELKKISKPCQTKKEIAQIGTISANNDKTIGDLIAEAMEKVGKDGVITVEEAKSMSTSLDVVEGMQFDRGYISPYFVTDSERMEVSLEDAFILINEKKVSTMKDLLPVLEQVAKMGRPLLIIAEDVEGEALATLVVNKLRGTLQVAAVKAPGFGDRRKAMLEDLAILTGGQVISEDLGLKLENVKISDLGRAKRITIDKDNTTIVEGAGDAHKIQGRVKQIKAQIEETTSDYDREKLQERLAKLVGGVAVINVGAVTETEMKEKKARVEDALHATKAAVEEGIVPGGGVALLRCISALDKVKIDGDQKIGVDIVRRSLEEPIRQISENAGVEGSVVVERVKRESGANGFDAASESYVDMVQAGIIDPTKVTRTALQNAASVASLMLTTEVMVAEIPEEKSKGPAMPPGGGMGDMY, from the coding sequence ATGGCAAAGCAGATGGTATTTAGCGACGAGGCCCGCGCAGCCATCCTACGGGGTGTCAATCAGCTTAGCAATGCAGTCAAGGCGACATTAGGTCCAAAGGGAAGAAATGCGGTCATTGAAAAGAAATTCGGCGCACCCACAATTACAAAAGACGGGGTAACGGTTGCGAAGGAAATTGAGCTGAAAGATCCCTATGAAAATATGGGCGCTCAGCTTGTGAAAGAAGTGGCCAGCAAAACGTCCGATGTGGCGGGGGACGGAACGACCACCGCTACCGTTTTGGCTCAGGCTATTTTCAGGGAAGGGGTTAAGAATCTTTCCGCCGGCGCGAATGCAATGGAGTTGAAGCGGGGGATCGATAAGGCGGTTGAAGCGGTGACGGAAGAGCTCAAGAAAATTTCCAAGCCCTGCCAGACAAAAAAAGAGATTGCCCAGATTGGAACGATTTCGGCAAACAATGACAAGACCATCGGTGATCTGATCGCCGAAGCGATGGAGAAGGTCGGGAAGGACGGAGTCATCACGGTCGAAGAGGCCAAGAGCATGTCGACTTCGCTGGATGTCGTCGAAGGAATGCAGTTCGACCGCGGTTATATCTCTCCTTATTTCGTCACCGATTCAGAGAGAATGGAAGTTTCGCTCGAGGATGCTTTCATCCTCATCAATGAAAAGAAGGTCTCCACGATGAAGGATCTCCTCCCCGTTCTTGAGCAGGTCGCAAAGATGGGACGTCCGCTTCTGATCATCGCAGAGGACGTTGAAGGGGAGGCCCTCGCCACACTGGTGGTGAATAAACTGCGCGGCACCCTTCAGGTGGCTGCGGTGAAAGCGCCGGGTTTTGGTGATCGTAGGAAAGCGATGCTTGAGGATCTCGCCATTTTGACCGGAGGCCAGGTCATCTCTGAAGATCTTGGATTGAAGCTTGAAAACGTAAAGATCTCCGACCTGGGACGGGCCAAGCGGATCACGATTGATAAAGACAACACCACGATCGTCGAAGGGGCAGGGGACGCCCATAAGATCCAGGGCCGCGTGAAGCAAATCAAGGCACAGATCGAGGAGACCACCTCCGATTACGACCGAGAAAAACTCCAAGAACGCCTTGCCAAGCTCGTCGGCGGGGTTGCCGTCATCAATGTCGGCGCGGTCACGGAGACGGAGATGAAAGAGAAAAAGGCACGCGTGGAAGATGCCCTCCATGCCACCAAAGCGGCGGTGGAAGAGGGGATCGTCCCCGGCGGCGGTGTGGCACTGCTTCGCTGCATTTCGGCTTTGGATAAAGTAAAAATTGACGGGGATCAGAAGATCGGCGTTGATATCGTACGCCGATCCCTCGAAGAACCGATCCGTCAGATTTCCGAAAACGCCGGCGTTGAAGGTTCTGTTGTCGTAGAACGGGTGAAACGAGAAAGCGGCGCCAACGGATTCGATGCAGCCTCCGAGTCCTATGTCGATATGGTCCAGGCGGGGATTATCGATCCGACCAAAGTCACCCGCACCGCGCTCCAGAATGCCGCCAGTGTGGCCAGCCTGATGCTGACCACGGAGGTGATGGTTGCCGAGATCCCCGAAGAGAAATCGAAGGGACCTGCCATGCCTCCCGGCGGAGGAATGGGCGACATGTATTAA
- a CDS encoding transporter yields MNSIGKKEILLIVSSLLLFLSFVSDKAFAERPFLLTERAIPLERGNYQLETGLVLNRFSSDTRDANLLVDIRYGLIQNLELDILLPYLFREEGGEHENQIGDLLLRAKVRFLKGREANPLSIAGQLFIKVPSAGRDRFFGTTGEPDLGIVAIASKEFTPVTAHINFGYIFIGNPPLGDLPDQILYALGLELQTIEEPLSLIGEISGSTEIGNSASKGILTLLGGVNYKFERAVSADASVGFGLTDDSPDYLVQFGFTYLFE; encoded by the coding sequence GTGAATAGCATCGGGAAAAAAGAAATTCTTCTGATTGTTTCCAGTCTCCTTCTGTTCCTTTCATTTGTTTCAGACAAAGCATTTGCCGAACGCCCCTTTCTCCTGACTGAAAGGGCGATCCCTCTGGAGAGGGGGAATTATCAATTGGAAACCGGTCTGGTTTTAAATCGGTTCTCCTCCGACACGCGTGATGCAAATCTGCTTGTTGATATTCGATATGGTCTCATTCAAAATCTGGAACTGGACATCCTTCTTCCGTATTTGTTTCGAGAAGAAGGAGGAGAACATGAAAACCAGATTGGGGATCTATTACTGCGTGCAAAGGTACGCTTCTTAAAAGGACGGGAGGCGAATCCACTCTCGATTGCAGGCCAACTTTTCATAAAAGTACCGAGTGCCGGACGTGATCGCTTCTTCGGCACCACCGGGGAACCCGATCTTGGCATTGTCGCCATCGCAAGCAAAGAATTCACCCCTGTGACGGCCCACATTAATTTCGGTTATATTTTTATCGGGAATCCGCCCCTTGGGGATCTGCCTGATCAGATCCTCTATGCGCTCGGTTTGGAGCTCCAAACGATCGAGGAACCGTTGTCTCTCATCGGGGAAATATCGGGAAGCACCGAAATTGGAAATTCGGCTTCGAAGGGAATCTTAACCCTACTGGGAGGGGTCAATTACAAATTCGAGAGAGCCGTCAGCGCCGATGCTTCGGTCGGGTTTGGGCTCACTGACGACAGCCCCGATTACCTTGTTCAATTTGGGTTCACCTACCTCTTTGAATAA
- a CDS encoding co-chaperone GroES, producing the protein MAQATKSAVKFKPLKERVFVSYSGEPEKTSGGLYIPDAAKEKPQKGKIEAIGGEVKNVKVGDTVLFDKYSGSKITIDNQEYLILKEEDILGILE; encoded by the coding sequence ATGGCACAGGCTACGAAATCTGCCGTTAAATTCAAACCGCTCAAGGAGAGAGTTTTCGTCAGCTACTCAGGCGAACCTGAAAAGACTTCCGGCGGGCTTTATATTCCGGATGCCGCCAAAGAAAAACCCCAGAAGGGAAAAATCGAAGCAATCGGCGGAGAAGTGAAAAACGTCAAAGTCGGAGATACCGTCCTCTTCGATAAATATTCAGGCAGCAAAATCACCATCGACAATCAGGAATATCTGATCTTAAAAGAAGAGGACATCCTCGGTATTCTCGAATAA
- a CDS encoding response regulator, producing MILKPFYNVETAEDGIKALEIIREKEIDLVTLDLKMPGPHGGEVLKQIKQKNPDIEVLIITGYGSLKSAIDGIRHGACDYLIKPFNISEIINIINKALNKKKKMEELKGFLSEIGSTFGENASLEEIKTYFKEQREGSKETGIVSKQRS from the coding sequence ATGATTCTGAAACCCTTTTACAATGTTGAGACCGCTGAAGACGGCATTAAGGCCCTTGAGATTATCCGAGAGAAGGAAATCGATCTGGTGACGCTCGACCTCAAGATGCCGGGTCCCCATGGCGGGGAAGTGCTGAAGCAAATCAAGCAAAAAAATCCCGATATTGAAGTGTTGATTATCACCGGATATGGGAGCTTAAAGAGCGCGATCGATGGGATTCGACATGGCGCTTGCGATTATTTGATCAAGCCCTTTAATATTTCGGAAATTATTAACATTATCAATAAAGCGCTTAATAAAAAGAAAAAGATGGAAGAACTGAAAGGTTTCCTCAGCGAGATCGGCAGCACGTTCGGCGAAAATGCAAGCCTGGAGGAGATCAAGACCTATTTTAAAGAACAGCGAGAAGGATCAAAAGAAACGGGCATCGTTTCCAAGCAAAGGAGTTAA